The Rhodococcus sp. B50 DNA window TCACGCCGTCGATCTTGTTGATGCCCCGGGTGACGACGTCGGCGATCTTCTCGTGGTCGCGCACTCGGACCACCGCCACGAGGTCGACGTCGCCCGCGCAGGAGTACACCGTGTCGACGCCATCGAGGTCGGCGACCGCTTGCGCGGTCTCGGGGATACGGTTCGCCTCGGCATCGATCAGGACGATCGCGTTGATCATGGGGTCTCCTTCAGCCTTCCTCGGGGATTGCATCAGCCTAAGCGGTGGGACGAGTCGGCGGACAGGAGCCCGCGGACCGCGCGGGCGTCGTGCGCGAGCTCGGCCCACGCACTCCATCGGCCCGCACCTCGGCTCGGCTCGCACCAACCCCGGCTCGCACGGACGATGCGGGTTCCCTCGCCGTCGAGCCATCGCGCGACCAGGCCGATCTCTTCCGGGGACGCGCCGCGCAGTGGTCCCGGTGACGGCCGTACCGTCTCGGCACCGGCGACGATCGCGTCCACGACGGGCATCGGCCGCACCCCGCGCGGTGCCACGCCGGCGGACGCGAGCCGGCCTGCGCGGATCACGGCGAACTCCCATCCGCCCTCGGCCCGCGGACGCGCCGCGACGAGTTCGTCGACGGCCGCCAGCGAGGCCAGGCGCTGCGTGCGCCGCAACGCGACGAGGGCCGCGGCGAGCCTGTCGCGCAGCCGGGCGGCATTCTCGAACAGCTGGTCGCGTACAAGGATGTCGAGGCGCTGGTGTACCGCCTCGACGGCGTCGTCGGCGAGGCCGCGGACGACCGCGCGCACGCCCTCGACCTGGGCCTCGTAGGCAGAGGCGTCCTGGACCCCGAAGCGGGCTGCGGCGCAACCCCCGACGGCGACGGGCGGACAGCGGTCGCCGTGCCGCGCCGTACGGCCGATCCTGCGCGTGCACGTACGCAGACCGCACATCTCCGCGAGCAGCGCCGCGACGTCCGCGGCGTCGGCACGTACCGAGAACGGGCCGATCGCATCGGGCCCGGGAGTGCGGCTCACGGCGAGGCGCGGAAACGCCTCGTCGGTGAGGATGATCCACCAGCCACGCATCGGATACTTCGACCGACGGTTGTACGGAGGGGTGTGCGCCGCGATCAGCCGGAGTTCGCGGACACCGGCTTCGAGCCCGTGGGCGCATTCGACATGATCGATGCGCGTGGTGAGTGCGACCATCTCGCGTAGTCGCGGCCGCGTCTCGGAACCCGTGAAGTAGGTACGGACGCGCCGGTGCAGGTCGACCGCCGTGCCGACGTACAACACCTCGTCGGACGGGCCCCGGAACATGTAGACGCCGGGCCTGCGCGGAAGGTGCGCGGCGAGAGCGCGTTTGGCCCGTTGCTCGGCAGTGACCACGGGCATGTAGTCGCGCAACTCGGTCAGGCTGTGGACCCCCTGGTTGCCGACCCGTTCGATGAGGGCGTGCAGCACGTCCACGGTGGCCCGTGCGTCGTCGAGCGCGCGGTGGGTGGGCAGGGTGGAAACCCGGAACAGTTCGGCCAGCGCGGAGAGCTTCACCGAGGGTGCCTCGTCGCGTCCGAGGACGCGGCGGGCCAGTTTGACGGTGCACAGCACTTGGAATCGGGGCCACGCCAGTTCGCACTTCGTGGCGGCCGCCTTGAGGAATCCGACGTCGAATCCGGCGTTGTGCGCGACGAGCACCGCTCCGGACGCGAACTCGAGAAAGGCGGGCAGCACCTCCTCGATCCTGGGGGCCGCATAGACCATCGCGGTGGTGATGCCGGTGAGTTGCACGATGTACGGCGGAATGGGACGCCCCGGATCGACGAGGGTCGCGAACTCGCCGAGCACCTCCCCGGCGCGGATCTTCACCGCACCGATCTCGGTGATGGCGTCCTCGGCCGACTTCCCTCCGGTCGTCTCGAGGTCGACGACGACGAAGGTGGTGTCGCGCAAGGGCGTGTCGAGCTCGTCGAAACCCAGTTGCACGCCGAGGGCGGATGGTTGCGGCGAGGTCATGCGGCGAGCCTAGGAAGCGGCACCGACAACCCGCCGGGCGGGCTCCCGAACACTGAAGAGACGAGGATCACACCGATTTTTCTGCCCTGGCGAGAAGTGGGCGAAGCCGACAAAAACAGACCGATCGGCCTCCGAGGGGCGCAGTCCGGCGAATCGGGCGAGCCGTTCCGGCCGGTCTTTTCGGGTAGGGATGCTCTGACCTGCCGCTTCCGGAGCGGACTCGGGCAAATGGGCAGCAGCCATCCTCGCGGCGGAGAGTGGCGGAGCAGCGCTTGTTACCGCGTCGTTATCGGACCGTGCTCCCGCGGCAGCATTCATCCGGGAATCGGCCGAAACGGTCGGGCGATGCGGCGGAGCGGTCGACTTCACCGATGCCGTTTCGTAATCTTTTCGAGACCGAGCGGAGAGTTTTCCGCCCCACCCCCGGGTCGGAGCCGCACGGTTACCGCCTAATCGCCCCTCCCGGCTTCGGGAGCGGTGAGCCGGGGACCCACGTAGTTCTTGGGGTGAATCCCCTCCGCCCGTCGCGGCGAGGGGTAGGGCTGATCTTCCGGCCCGAACCCGTCAGCTAACTCGGTCGGCGGGTGAACGGAAGAAACGGAGAACGTCCCCTCGTGGTTTCGAACAACAGCAAGCGCACCGTCCGGCGCGCCCTTGTCGCCGGTGCCATTGCTCTCGGAGCAGTCACCGTCTCGGCCGGCCCGGCGATGGCCGAGCCGAT harbors:
- a CDS encoding DEDD exonuclease domain-containing protein, giving the protein MTSPQPSALGVQLGFDELDTPLRDTTFVVVDLETTGGKSAEDAITEIGAVKIRAGEVLGEFATLVDPGRPIPPYIVQLTGITTAMVYAAPRIEEVLPAFLEFASGAVLVAHNAGFDVGFLKAAATKCELAWPRFQVLCTVKLARRVLGRDEAPSVKLSALAELFRVSTLPTHRALDDARATVDVLHALIERVGNQGVHSLTELRDYMPVVTAEQRAKRALAAHLPRRPGVYMFRGPSDEVLYVGTAVDLHRRVRTYFTGSETRPRLREMVALTTRIDHVECAHGLEAGVRELRLIAAHTPPYNRRSKYPMRGWWIILTDEAFPRLAVSRTPGPDAIGPFSVRADAADVAALLAEMCGLRTCTRRIGRTARHGDRCPPVAVGGCAAARFGVQDASAYEAQVEGVRAVVRGLADDAVEAVHQRLDILVRDQLFENAARLRDRLAAALVALRRTQRLASLAAVDELVAARPRAEGGWEFAVIRAGRLASAGVAPRGVRPMPVVDAIVAGAETVRPSPGPLRGASPEEIGLVARWLDGEGTRIVRASRGWCEPSRGAGRWSAWAELAHDARAVRGLLSADSSHRLG
- a CDS encoding Lrp/AsnC family transcriptional regulator, whose amino-acid sequence is MINAIVLIDAEANRIPETAQAVADLDGVDTVYSCAGDVDLVAVVRVRDHEKIADVVTRGINKIDGVTKTVTHIAFQSYSSADVEAGFSIGN